In the Arenicella chitinivorans genome, TCATGATGCGATTTTGGTTCTGGGCGGCGGTATTCGAATTCCGACTGCGCCAGCCATGCATCCCCAGCTGGGTGTGAGTTCCGATCGATTATGGTATGCCGCGCAGTTGTATCGAGCGGGCAAAGCGCCGCGTGTTTTTTTACTGGGTGGTAACGTGTATCCGCAGCCTGGATTGCAGCCGGAAGCGTTCTATGCCCGAGATCTACTCGTGCAATGGGGCGTTCCGGTGGACGCGATTGTGCTTGAAACGCAAAGTCGAACTACAGAGCAAAACCGCGATGGACTGCGTCCTCTCATTCAGCAGTATGAGCTGAAATCAGCGTTGTTAGTCACGTCTGCATTACACATGCCACGTGCCAAAGTGTTATTCGATGATTTACCCTTACGCTTGACGCCCGCGTCGGCCGATG is a window encoding:
- a CDS encoding YdcF family protein, with the protein product MDTVILIKLISNLLYPLGLSCSLLVLGLLARWRQRRRIAGCSIVLSVLVLLLSSNPMVARWLAGKLESQYPQQPLQLIANHDAILVLGGGIRIPTAPAMHPQLGVSSDRLWYAAQLYRAGKAPRVFLLGGNVYPQPGLQPEAFYARDLLVQWGVPVDAIVLETQSRTTEQNRDGLRPLIQQYELKSALLVTSALHMPRAKVLFDDLPLRLTPASADVLVREVAYPTLFEWLPSASALLLSTKALHEYYGGWFARIN